One Nostoc sp. CENA543 genomic window, CTCTTGTGGAATTAACTCAGGAAACTTCCTCACCCAATACTCATTTGTCCGAATAACGCTCCCAAAACTAACAGCAAGTGAGCAAATACCAACTGAATCATTCATCATAACCTTTGCGCCTTTGCGTGAGATAAATTACAAAAGAGCGATCGCACTCGCTGCGGCATAATCAGCTACATGAGTAATGCTCACCAACCACTTAGCAATCCCTAAACAGTTCGCCAATTCCCGATATTGACCATGCAATACTACTGATGGTTCACCTGTGGGTAATCGCTGTACTTCTATATCCAGCCAAAAAGCCTGTCGATTTAATTCCATCCCCAAAGCTTTCAAAATAGCTTTTTTGGCACAAAAACGACCCGCCAGATGTTGAATCCCAGACATAATACTTCGTTCACTGGCTCTAAAATACTGGATGGTAAAATCTCCCCGTGCTTGTTCTATGAGGGTTCTCATCTCAGCAGTCGCAACTATTTCTAGGCCATAACCGATGATATACGGTGTATCAGGTACAGCCAGTATCCCTTTCATCTGGCTTCAGACTCCAACACTACATTCGTCAACATAGTATTCATCTTGTTGACAGACTCGATATACTCTTTTTCAGGTACAGATTCGGCAACAATACCAGCACCAGCATTTAAGTAAATATGATTACCATACTGATAAACAGAACGAATTGCGATCGCTAAATCTCCTGTACCACTACTATTTACCCAGCCAATACCCCCAGCATAAATTCCTCTCGGTTCGTCTTCTAAACGGTCAATCCATTTGAGTGCTTGTTGTTTATCAATTCCCGAAACGGTAATCCCTGGAAACAAAACCTTCAAAGCATCCCACAGGGTTTTTCCTGGTTGTAGTTGTCCGCCGACTCTCGATGATAAATGCTGCACACAACGATATTTTTTCACTTCCATGAAGTTGAACACCTGAATACTACCTGCTAAACACAAAGAAGCAATTTCACTTTGCGCTAACCAAATAGAAAGAGCGTGTTCTTTGACTTCTTTGGCATCAATAAATAGTTCGTGTGTGAGTTGTGTGTCTTCTGTTTGATTTTCGCTTCTCGGTCTGGTTCCAGCTAGGGGATTAGTCACAATGAAACCATCGTCATAAACTTCAATTAAAGTTTCTGGACTAAAGCCAACTGCGCGGACATCTCCAATATTTAAACAGTAGGAACGCGCCGCATTATTAACTTTGGCTCCAACTATATAGGTTCCCAATACATCTAAATTACCAGGAATTTTGACGGAGCGAGAAATAATTGCTTTCTGTAATTCGTCCTTTTGGATGGCTGTAATTAACTCACTAATCTTTTGCTGATAATTTGTGCGATCGCTAAAATCTAACCTCAAATCAGCCGCTTGATAATCTGGCAATTGAGCATCTAAAAGTAAAATTTCTTCTACTTGTTCAATAGATTTTGTACTTCTGATGCAAACTCCTTCATCAGTGAATATCAGTTCAATTTCTGGAATGAGAAAATATAGGCTGTCTTGCTCGATTGATTTAGCATAATCTGAATAAAATCGAGCCATATCAAAAGCCACATAACCATAAGCTGTCCAATCTTCAATCGCCAATTTTGCCAACATTTTCTCGACTTGCTTAAATGGCTCAGTTGCTGGCTCTGAGAAAGATTTACCTACACCTTTCACAGAAACTAAATCTTGCGAAACTGATACTTTTGCTAATTCATTACCAGCAATCCTGATTTCATTTTTGCCCTCATACAAAACATAATTCTCAAAAATCCCAGCTTGTAGGAAATTTTGCAAAGCTACAAGATGATTCCTCCGACCAGAAATAAATTTACGCTTGTATTTGATTGCTGTCTGAAACTCTAATACCATCATTATGCCTCTGTTGAGAAATGCAAGTAAGTAAGTCGGTGCGAAAAAACAAACTACATTAAACAATGTAAAAATACTAGGATTCAGTTCGTAGTAAGGACTTTAGTCCTTTTCTGTTCGCGGAGTGTCTCGTAAAGAAGAGAGAACTAAAGTTCTCTCTACAAACCTTTAATTATTTACCTTGTGATACTTAAACTAGAATTATTACTTAATAATCTGCGGTGAATTTTTCCGGTAGCAGTGCGTGGTAATTTTTCTACAAAGTAAACTTTTTTAGGAGCCTTAAAATTTGGCAGATTTTGTCTAGCAAACTTCCGAATATCCATTTCTATTTGTGGTGAAGCAGTTTGCCCCGACTTGAGACTGATATAAGCGACAATCTGCGTTAACTGTTCTTCATTATTAGACTCAGGTACAACAGCAACCTCTAAAATTTGGGGATGTTGATGTAATATATCCTCAATTTCCATTGGTGAGATCCATTGGCCATTGACTTTAAACAAGTCATCATTACGTCCCATAAAGTAAAAATAACCATCAGCATCTTGTAAATATTTATCTCCAGTCCGCATGGTGTCACCATAAATCGCTTTACGCGTTTGTTGTAACCGCTTCCAATAACCCCACATCAGGCTTTCTCCTCTGACTTGGAGATTGCCAATTTCACCAGGAGAACAAGGTACACCATCGTCATCCAGAATTTGCACGTCATAACCAGGAATGGGACAACCAGAACTTCCTGGTTTGCACTTTCCTATTTGATTAGAGAGAAATATATGTAAAAACTCAGTCGTACCAATGCCTTCGCAAATTTCATGGTTGTATTTTTCTCGCCATTGCTGCCAAATGCTTTTAGGCAATTGTTCCGCCGCCGATGCACACAGGCGTAAGGAAGAAACATCCAATGGTGCAATTTCCGAGAGAGCCAAAATACCTGCATAAACACTCGGTATGCCAAACAAAATCGTCGGTCGATAACGGTGAATATCTGCAATTATGTCGAAGGCGTTACTGGCATCAGATAACACACTAGCTGCACCTACCGCCATTGGCATATATAAGGTATTACCCAAGCCATAGGCAAAAGGCATTTTCGCCACTGAATAGGTAATATCATCCTCACGCAAACCTAGAATTGCTTTACCGTATCTTTCTGCACATACCACCATACTCTGATGCAGGTGAATCACGCCTTTAGGACTGCCTGTACTACCGGATGTATAGAGCCAAAAAGCTGGTTCATCGGGTGAAGTTTCCGCACAAGGTAGTAATTCATCTTGTTGAGTTAGCAAAGAACTATAAGCATCTTTCAAGAGTACATGACGTAAATATTTTGATTGGATAGGAGCTAGTTTTTCTTGCCACTCTTGGGTAGTTAATAAAAGTTGAGCGCGAGAATCTTGCAGAATATATTGAATCTCATTAAGACTACAAGTCGTATTAATGGGAACTGGTATGGCTCCCAGCCAAATTGCACCCCAAAAGCCAAAGACAAACTCTGGAGAATCGGGTAATAAAATGGCGATGCGGTTTTCTTGTTTTATCCCAAGATTAGCCAGTAATCTCGCACTCCGTCTGACGAAGCTGGTAACTTGTGCATAGTTATATGTTTCATTTTGATAATAAAAAGCTATTTTCTCGCTGCTTCCCTTTGCCAAGTTTCTGTCTAGGAAGTAAGCTGCAACGTTAAATATATCTGGTAACTGTTCAGAAATCATAGTCATTAGCTTTTCCTCTACTCCCTGACTTTCCCGCGCTCCTTTACAAAGCCCTTAGTGTACCTCCCTCTTGTGGGTGGCTTTATTTTCCCCGTTCCCTTTCATAAAGCAATGACTTGAACTAATATATGTTGATTCCAATTGCACCAATTTGCCGACCAATTTTGAATGTCACGTTTTTTTGCCTGATAACTTGCTTGATTGTATAGATGAATAATTAGACTCTGAGGTGTGATTTCAGCTTCAATGTCATTCCAATCAATGTCAACCAACCCAGTACCTAGAGCTTTACTCACAGCTTCTTTTGTGGCAAAGCAAATTGCATAATATTGATGAGAGTCCTTAGCTGATTGACAGCGTTCGATTTCCTTAGCAGTGAAGATCAGATTTAAGGTTTCACCATCATATCGATCAACGATTCTGGCAATTCTGTGAATGGGTATGATATCTAAACCCAACCCTTTAATCTGTTGGTGTAACATGGTTGGGATGATTTTGGGCGATCGCTTCTTCGACTTGATTGCAGACTTGAGCTAATGTCATGTCTTGCCGAGACTCTAGCTTCACACTCACACCTAGTATCCGTTTTAATCCCAAGGCTATCTCTACCGCCTCTACAGAATCAAGTTGTAAATCTCTTTGCAATAAGGTGTCTTCACTAATTGACTCTTCTGGAATACCGAGATTTAGAAGTATTGATTTTAAAGTATCCATGACATTGCAAGT contains:
- a CDS encoding acyl carrier protein, with protein sequence MCQSIDSRQENSSSVSPVTSGEQNTCNVMDTLKSILLNLGIPEESISEDTLLQRDLQLDSVEAVEIALGLKRILGVSVKLESRQDMTLAQVCNQVEEAIAQNHPNHVTPTD
- a CDS encoding holo-ACP synthase, which encodes MLHQQIKGLGLDIIPIHRIARIVDRYDGETLNLIFTAKEIERCQSAKDSHQYYAICFATKEAVSKALGTGLVDIDWNDIEAEITPQSLIIHLYNQASYQAKKRDIQNWSANWCNWNQHILVQVIAL
- a CDS encoding benzoate-CoA ligase family protein: MTMISEQLPDIFNVAAYFLDRNLAKGSSEKIAFYYQNETYNYAQVTSFVRRSARLLANLGIKQENRIAILLPDSPEFVFGFWGAIWLGAIPVPINTTCSLNEIQYILQDSRAQLLLTTQEWQEKLAPIQSKYLRHVLLKDAYSSLLTQQDELLPCAETSPDEPAFWLYTSGSTGSPKGVIHLHQSMVVCAERYGKAILGLREDDITYSVAKMPFAYGLGNTLYMPMAVGAASVLSDASNAFDIIADIHRYRPTILFGIPSVYAGILALSEIAPLDVSSLRLCASAAEQLPKSIWQQWREKYNHEICEGIGTTEFLHIFLSNQIGKCKPGSSGCPIPGYDVQILDDDGVPCSPGEIGNLQVRGESLMWGYWKRLQQTRKAIYGDTMRTGDKYLQDADGYFYFMGRNDDLFKVNGQWISPMEIEDILHQHPQILEVAVVPESNNEEQLTQIVAYISLKSGQTASPQIEMDIRKFARQNLPNFKAPKKVYFVEKLPRTATGKIHRRLLSNNSSLSITR
- a CDS encoding holo-ACP synthase, with protein sequence MKGILAVPDTPYIIGYGLEIVATAEMRTLIEQARGDFTIQYFRASERSIMSGIQHLAGRFCAKKAILKALGMELNRQAFWLDIEVQRLPTGEPSVVLHGQYRELANCLGIAKWLVSITHVADYAAASAIALL
- a CDS encoding salicylate synthase, which codes for MMVLEFQTAIKYKRKFISGRRNHLVALQNFLQAGIFENYVLYEGKNEIRIAGNELAKVSVSQDLVSVKGVGKSFSEPATEPFKQVEKMLAKLAIEDWTAYGYVAFDMARFYSDYAKSIEQDSLYFLIPEIELIFTDEGVCIRSTKSIEQVEEILLLDAQLPDYQAADLRLDFSDRTNYQQKISELITAIQKDELQKAIISRSVKIPGNLDVLGTYIVGAKVNNAARSYCLNIGDVRAVGFSPETLIEVYDDGFIVTNPLAGTRPRSENQTEDTQLTHELFIDAKEVKEHALSIWLAQSEIASLCLAGSIQVFNFMEVKKYRCVQHLSSRVGGQLQPGKTLWDALKVLFPGITVSGIDKQQALKWIDRLEDEPRGIYAGGIGWVNSSGTGDLAIAIRSVYQYGNHIYLNAGAGIVAESVPEKEYIESVNKMNTMLTNVVLESEAR